In Biomphalaria glabrata chromosome 8, xgBioGlab47.1, whole genome shotgun sequence, the genomic window tgtcaacaattaccagtccattgcgtgaattgctaaagaaagatgtattgtggcagtggaatgcagagcaagaaaatgcttttcaactaataaagaaaacacttagtgaagctccagttctgcaattgtttaaccctgaaaagtcagttactattcagtgtgacgcttcttctaaagggttgggagcatgtttaatgcaagaagacaaaccagttgcgtatacgtcaagatcattgacagaaacagagtgcagatatgcacaaatagaaaaggaaatgttagctatagtgtttgcagctgaacattttcaccattatatttttggaagaactgtgactgtacaatcagatcacaaacctttgcaaactattgtgactaagcctttacacaagatttcaccaagacttcagttgatgatgttaagactgttgagatatcaattaacagtaacttacaatccaggttcaaaaatgcaaatagctgatacgttatcgcgtgcgtacatcaatggtcaagaacaatcaaattcaaatgatgacatggttatgagaattcatagcgcaacagcacagtttccgggaagtgatcagaagattattgaaattagaaggaaaactgaatctgatgctaaattaaaacttgtaatgaattatgtcagagaaggttggccaaagataaaaactcaagttcatgaaacagtgaaagtgtattggtcatttaaagacagtattcatgaagagaatggaatattgttttatgagaacagaattataattccttcaagtatgagaaatgaaattctcgacaagttgcacataggtcattttggtcttgagaaaaccagatcgaaggcaaaacagagtgtgttttggccaggattgtctaaagatattttttcgacaataatgaaatgcgcaacatgtgcaacgttcaaaagaaataatgtgaaggaaaaattgctacctcatgctgtaccagacagaccatggaaaaaggttgcgacagatttgtttgaatggcgaaacaatgactTTTTGCTtgttgtggactatttctccaaatatcctgaaataaaacgactagagaacaaaacagcagaatgtgttatcagggcaatgaaaggtatttttgctagacatggcataccagaagaaatagtgagcgacaatatgccattcaatagctatcaatgcttctgaatggggtttcaagataacaacatcaagtcccagataccctcaatcaaatggacaaagtgaggtgtatgttggtatcgtaaagcagatattcaacaaagcatacaaaagttggatagatccatatctcgctatgctcgagtatagaaatactccgataagcggactgctttattcgccatcacaattgctgatgagtagaagactcagggacatcattccaactgatcccaaactattgaaaccatcggtagctgaaaatgcagagacattactcaacgaacgacagaggaaaagcaaagtgaggtacgatgcaaaagcaagactacctaaagactactctgtcggggagaaggtgagagttcgtctaggacaaacatggcagaaagcagtcgtcattaagaaacatccatcacccagatcttacatcataaagacaaatgatgggaaaacatacagacgaaatcaacggtttttaaacaagagctacgaagaagacatctctgggtactatgacaccgacgaagacaatgaacagcaaactgttagaacaaaagaaacagacaattatgAACCAAAatctagagaacttgctgtgccggtcaagacaaccagaagtggtcgagttgtcaaaattccttgtaaatataagtattaagaactttaaaaggaaggatgtgataatagcttcaaaaggaaggatgtgttaatattagaagatattacgtcattgtttgttgtttatgttttatgcgaaagcaaagaatcggacggaaataaaagttagttatatatgtctaccttgatcaagacagtcacgttattatcattattaaatagtaacgtctacagtaatttattattaatctgtgactacagaacaacAAGTGTTATGATATTGACACTTACCCCTCCACTACAGCGAGTGCCTTAGGATCAACAATATACTGGACTTCAAAGTCACCAAGACTCTTTGTTCCTTTAGTGCTCAATATTTTAGTCATAGTCATAATCTCAAGTGTCATCTCTTTGTTGGGCAGAGATTTCAGAATGTCTTCCTCAGAGATAACTGCTTTCTGGAAAATGATTTTGAAACAAAGGAGTAAATTTTAAATAGGAAAATTGATTAATAGACTTTCCTCACATTCTTaactgcagaaatgcattctcctgacatctacattgCCCTTTTCATccaggtaaaaaaataaaggtcacATTATATCACATAAAGAAGAAGTGGAATAGGTCAGTTCTGAAATGTGACATTTGATCCACAAATAGCGCAAGAATGTCTATAATAATCTTAAGATCATTAAACAAAGTCTTCTGAGGAGTCTACTTTTTGCTAAGCTATAGGTGTCACCAGAGTGATGACATGACACTAAGAGAAAATTCAACCATCTTAAGTACTCTTACGACCAACCTGACATGAGAATGATGGGAAATCTTGGCAGATATGAAATGTCCTCTTTGAAAGAACCTTTTTAGCCAATCTTATTGCAGATGTCTTTTAAGAAAATGGTATACAAGATACTACtcagaagataaaaaaacatctcgtagtttaattattttaattttttaaactttatgtttttatagatttataactacaaatacagacacaaagattttttgtttcttaaaaaaaaaaagactgccttagCACCCCAAAGCAACACTGccaaagaaaaatgttattctAGCTACATGGAAAATGAATATGtaaatttaactttaaaaaacaatcttACAGCATCTGTTGGTGGCTTTCCTAACAGAGTTGCAGGATAGTTTGGAGGAAAAGCATATTCTTCATACTGTGGGAAATTGGTAGCAGCATGTGCAACACTAGAGATGAAGATAATACTTGTCACAATCTGTTGCAGTTGTTCCACATAACTGATAGTTCCATTGCCAGGAATTCCCTGAATAGTTCAGAGTCAATAACATAATTTGCATAACAGAACAATTGAATTCATTTTTTCACAATTATCTCTCATATCTGATTATTATGTATAATACAACCTGATTTATCAATtaaattactaaattaaaaaaatgtttttttacctttattCCCATTCCACCTTGTgcaaaatttctttcttttaccaATTCTTGAGCCCAGTTTTGAAGTTCATGATCAGTATTGATCAATTCAGGTGTAGCTTGAATAAAATGACattaagtttttctttaaagtttgtGCAGTTATGTATTTGTAAAGATGGCTgtgatttataattttttaatgaaattttgaaAAATCCAGCAAATTGATcttttttaacttaaattttAATTCTTAAAGTTATAAAACTGTTTTTAGAAAACTGTTCTTAGTTTTTAAGTTTGTTCTCCTAAAACACACTTTCGTTTTTTTTGTCGTTAATTAAATGTAGACTGGATTAatttggccccccccccctaaaaaaattttaaaaaatgatctgCGATTCTTTTAATCTTGAAGATAATTTCTTCCTAaatataagaaataataataataatattttattatctttgCTGAAATTAGGAAATTAATTAGTGCATTACAATTAACGAACCATTATAATGAGTAAAATGCAGGTCTGTAATTCTGAGAGTTtatggtaatttaaaaaaatttatgtgATATAACAAGTTAAACAGATACCCTAGTTCTAAAAATATCCTCACTGACACTAGGAACAAAACATAATCTCTGTATATAGTGATTACATACTGTAATACAGCTTCAGGTAGTCATGGACATATTTGTTAATAGCATTATATAGCAGAATGGCATCATCTCTGAAGTGGTATCCTGGCAAAACATTGAAGTCATCAAGCTAATGATCAAAGAAAACAGAatacattacaaaaaataaaaagtaatctACAAAGAACACAATCAATAGAATcatgatgtttttaaaaagttccattttctttttttcccatgAGCATTAAATTTAAGTTCTCCTGAAGGTCCAAGGCTCTGGTGACTCTGGGTTGAAGAGTCTCTGTGACTAATGGCATGGCTGACTTTGGGTAACTGCAAATGGAAGCCCTAGGCCAAGTGAATaaggtggccccaaatgaaaaagaaaaatgaaaatcaagacCAAAAAATATGTAATGAATTCAAAACCtatctaaatcaacaattaAGTTAAATTTATATAGTGCCGATAGCATGAATGTGCTTCATGGATGGATCATGATTACCAGActagaaataatgtttcaacTTTTCACCATaaggaagaaacaatggtcttctaacatagtTAGTCTAACAGGTAGATATGAACTTTCATGAATAAACCTTGAATCATagaagagacttagagctatgctagtagacatagagccatagggtTCTGATCTATGTTTCACAATTTATTctctaaaaatttttttctttaagtcctgtgcgaggcccctaCCAATTGGAGGCCCAAGGTATGTGCCTATTTTACCTATACCTAAGGCCGTCCCTGCTAATGGTGTCCTGGAGTGTTATATAGCAAGTGCACCAACTAACTGGAAGGTATGCTCTGGTAGTTAAAGGGTAAGTCAGTGTATGTGTGGGGGTGTTTTATATTTGAGAATTTACAGAGTGAAGTTTTAGattaacaaaatgtgtataCTAAATTTACACATTTCAGACACAACTGAGGACAAGTAATACTTTATGCTGGGATCTTCAGAGCAGGGGTATAATCACAAGTAAAAATCTCAAGGTTCCTACCAGGACATCAACCTCAGATCCTAAGACCTTTACTTTTTATCAACAGAGAATTAGAGTGTGCATAACCTAAATAAGAAacatgatttgaaaaaaaaaataaaaaatcaatcatCTAGAAGTATGCAAAAAATGATTGCAATTGCCATATAAATGGATAGATATCATTATAATGTATAATTATAAGTTTTGTCTCCTTTAGCATGAATAATTTATGACTTACTCCCCTTCTCTTCAGCTCTTCAGGTAGAGTTCCATCAATATCCAGTCTCCAGTCTTTGTATCTGAAATGTGTAAATTTAGTATACACATTTTTGTTAATCTAAAACTTCATTCTGTAAAttctcaaataaaatataaaacacccCCACACACATATACTCACACTGACTTACCCTTTAACTACCAGAGCATACATTCCTTTGTTGCCATAGTTCATAGTTTTGTCGACCCAGCCACCATCACTGACTAGTTCAGACACAGCAAGGCTGCAACATGCATTGAAAAATCTAGCATTAAAGACAATTTGCTATTCTACTTAGTTGTAACTCTCTAATAGTTATTGTAGGAAATACTTAAATGTAATACTGTCTTTTGATCTAAGTTGTTAATATCTAATTATGGTATAGACATGAGTCTTATCCAATTCAGATAAGACAAGatccttttttgtgtttttatttattgagaaAGGTTTGTCCGGATTCAGGGTTTTGAATGTAAGATTTCATAATGTTTATACCTTTGAAGGGTAGAAATATATGTTATAAATTAAACACTGAATAGGATTTCATTCTGAAACATTTTTGAATATTTAGAGATCGCTActgttaatctttttttttttaaagatgtcttTTATTCCAGTTTTTGTGCCCCCTTCCCGCGTGGGTTTCACTCTGTGTGATCTGCCCCCTTATACTCTCTAGGGGCACCACTCGAGATTTATAAAGAATGGAGGCTCAacacatatataatatagagaACATAAAAATCAAGCCTTTTTTCCCtctaaaaaacataaaattgtgCCCTCTTCCCCCCTTATAGTTAGGCCCTATATATCTATACACTTACTTGTTGATAGCAACCAAATTTAGAAAGTGTGGTGCTAGGATTTTATAAACTGGATGAGAATGTGACAGATGGCGTTGAGTTGCCAAGGAAAATGATTCAATTAGTAAATGGgtgaaacctaaaaaaaaaaaaagaatttttttttacaatatattaagCACAATCTTttcatcactttttttttccaaattaaaaaataaaaattcatcaGAATCTAATTTCCTTTTATAAAAAGACTTCTGGATGTGCATAATAATTTTGTCAGCTGATGGCTACCAAATTCAAAATCGTTCTCTCAGCAACTTTAGTGCCAGATTTAGAGGTAAATGTTGTCAGGGGGCTTAATGTATGCTATTCTGCCATTATGATGGTTCCCATATCAAAGCTTAATTGCTGTCTTCTCTTGCCATCTAGCAAGGTTTGGTCTTGAAATTATTTCCAAAGGAGTgtctaaaaatgcaaaaagattacagatccagaaattaaatgTTTGGTAAATGTTTAACATGcttcaaatgttccttcaatCTACATCCCATTGAGATGACCAAACGACAGTCAAGTTGTCATACTGCACAAACAGTTAGCCATACATGAGCCTATGCAGATTGAGAAgtgtaattagtatgtttacatataaaataagatcATGATCATAAGGAGCACCAATGTTTTTGTAAGTAAGGAAACATgagagaaacaaaacaacatactcttaactttaaaatataaagaaatataccaCAAAAATATGTCATTATTGTCAAGACAACATGTAGGACTGTTATTCCATAATAAATGATAATTTATGACAGATTGTACTgcctttatatataaaaaaaaaccgacaaatatttataaacaatacctctctttttttttccttttaacttTACATCTTTACTCACAGgtatacaaataaatagatttttttaaaatagaaaacaaaaaaaaatattttttattactatgAAGAATGACCTGACCACAAAGCAAACTGGTTACAACACTGACCTAGATGTGTTAAGGCTTGATGGTGAGCACTATCTGCATTGTTGTACCACATCTTGACCAATGCCCATGTTAAAGAGGGACATAAAGGAGTGAAAATCTAAGGATGAAACATGTCAATGATTTATTCATCTTATTCACATGGTTTAATGTTCCACTACCAAATTAAGAAATAGCAATtactgattaattttttaaaaacttgatatttcataaatatttgaAGATCTTACTGGATTTTCTTTCCCTGGTTTCTGAAAAAGTTGAATTGCAATAGGTCTAAGTTGCCCTGACATGTCCTCAAAAAAGAGAGCTATTGGTGAACATAGCTGTATGattttatttgaagaaaaaatgcatatatatatcaattatGTGTTATTATTAGCTGATTTAATATGAATATTTGATGTGGTAAAGTAGAATAataaattgatatttaaattattgttcaataaataataataaaaataataaatctctaTTATCTTTAAGGAAATTCATCTTACAATTGCGCATTACACATAACCTACAGATCTACAGTTGACAGTAGacacaatatataaataaattgactCCAAATCTGaccaacaatatttttttttttaaattaagaggGTTCAGTCCATAATAATTAAGAACATTGGctacacattttaaaagttaCACTTGAGGGGTAAATAAATTAGACTAAGGAACAGACAGAAGATCTCATTAATCATTATTCCAATTTGTAGACATGTCCGAAGATAAATTGTATTTACCACTCGACCCTGTTTAACTGGTAAATCTTCTAGAATCTGTAAATCACAAATAAACAGCCTCTTTTGATGTATGGCTTCTTTTAATGTCAGTCCGCCTAGCAGGGGTTGTACTAGATCATCAGTCACTGGCAAtctttcaaaagaaaataaacataaacaaaactgATGTAGATTTATAAATGCTGATGGCAATGTTATtgccaaattctagtttagaatacatgcaggaactatgtaatcagattactacacttaaagagacaaataaaaatgcagttttttggattatggacgatttcaacctacctgatataaattggaaaacactaaccatagataaacaccaaaaccttaaggacataaatgggcttttcatagaaactttacacaaccttagtttagatcaaatcattaaaaagccaactagattaaataacacattagatctcttcttaaccaacagacctggattagtagttgattatgttATTATCCctgtctatcagaccatgagatcataaaaatacacagtcagataaaagcagtagccaatacaaaacccaaaagaaaaatcttactctggaataaatgtaacctaacacaactaaaccaagctgcattaaactttcaacaaacattcttattagaaaaagacattaaccaaacagtcgatgacctctggagttttattaaaaaccatcttaaaagcattatagaaaatcatataccaactaaatacatatcaaacaaaataaataaatgctggtttaataatagactaaagaagctttgtaaacagaaggaaaacctatatagaaaatttaaagaaactaatgcagaaagagtttacaaaaagtatataaaaattaaacacttaacccaaaaagtaagcagacagctgcagagtgaatacataaacaatataatatctaaagataacaacaaaaacctatggtcatacattaagtctaagaaaatggaaacaacaggcatatcgccattaaaagatgaacataacataatacataatgataatgaaactaaagcaaacatcctaaacaaatactttgcatcagcattctcagctccaggagacaaagacatattactgaatttgaaccaagtagacaacatagaagatatagtagtacaagaaaatggaattcaaaaactattagccaacaccaaaccaaataaagcgtctggacctgatggtattccagctagattactcaaagaactaagcaatgagctagccccagtgttcaaaatactctttcaggcttcacttaaccagggcagagtaccaaaggactggaaagaagctaatgtcacccccctatttaaaaaaggagaaaaatctgacccaggaaactacagaccagtatcacttaccagcatcacatgtaaaatcctagaacacataatatgtagcaacatcataaaccacttagacaaacataatgtcctcacattgatcatgtgaaacacaactaataggactaattgatgatttttcaaaaggtttagataatagtgaacaaatagatgctatcttactagatttttctaaggcttttgacaaagttcaccaccatagtttgcttaaaaaattaatatatttcggcattaatggtccactgcatcagtggattaaagattttctgatagggagtgaacaaactgtaataataaatggctctaaatcaacaccgataacagtaaactcaggtgtaggctacctcaaggaacagtcttgggtccactactatttttaatttacataaatgatttaccaaattgcattacttcaggaacaaaagtcagattatttgcagacgattgcataatatatagaacaataaaaacaacacaagacacagatattttacaaagagaattagatgaattacagaaatgggaatcaaactggagcatgtctttccacccagaaaaatgtcagttgttaagagtaacaaaaaaactaaaacaattaattccacttatcttattcatggcaaaccagtaacacagactaaaaacgcaaaatacctaggtgttataataaatgaaaaactgtcatggaatccacgtattgatgaaactacaaaaaaatcaaacaaagcattaggatttattaaaagaaatttctctaaatcaaataagaacataaaactaaaatgttatttaaccttggttaggccaataatagaatatgcatcctccgtttgggacccctcaactcaagaaaacattaagaaactggaacagacacaaaatagagcagtgagattcataacaaacgaatattcacatttgactagagtaacacctttagtaaaatcactaaatttagaaagccttcaggacagaaggctcaaaagtaaagtagcaatcatacataaaacactgaagcataatcttcaaatacaaaaacaaaatttaataaaatactcagttagacacaaagataaaggcacattcctcgtcccatatgctaggacaaatttgtacaaatactccttcttccctagtgctattagagcatggaatggtttgcctgagctagccaggaaaactagtgacttggcagaatttaagtcattggttaatatgcatgacgcgtaggacgtaatcatcttcttttttgaagtaacgtctgtattatataagataagataatgtttgTTGCTTAGAAACTACAAAGTATATCCAATAATCCAGGAGACTTACTTGTCGGGAATATGTGTCACTAATCTTATGACGGAATGATTCACGCTAGCCAGTCTCTGCCTTGCAAACGAAAGATCGTCAGTCCAAAATGAAGCCCTCTAAAAGTAAAATGAcaaagaaacaagcaaaatctGAAAagtcctctttaaaaaaacaaaaaaaatataaacttatttaaggggaagaacccAGCACTTATAACTATATCTCTCTataatgtaaatgttatttcccttattcaatattaaccgaaatagttaattaacaatgaTTAAATGATTAtataattggttgattttttttattcatatattGTCAACGactctacgccaatgaataattgtgcagagtttcagcttgatccgagattggcgGGAGAAATAgcgtatacaaactttttaccagacagatccGTCCCGCTTCTATCTTCTGCTATCTTCTGCAGAGGATTAGGTCTAAGAGGAGTCTTGATGCATGGGGCCTAATTGCAAACACTTTATCTGACTCTTTATTAAACGAAGTAAATTTCATTCTTATATGTAGGCTATATGAAATAAGATATGATCAATAAACAAGTGACTTTGAAAGTTAGCGTTAACTCTTTGGTGTCGCCTCCTGTGGGTCATTAAGTCTTTGTTACAAACAAGGGCGCCatcaggattttttgcaggAGGCTGCAAGTTGCATT contains:
- the LOC106069395 gene encoding allene oxide synthase-lipoxygenase protein-like, giving the protein MFSFFGLVESDYIIEIKTGDTVGAGTNANVWIVLYDETGKSTSAIKLDQTLKNNFERGSNDVFQISKSQTSDLKKDGQIARVEFWRDDHGSSSDWYVDKIEVQNKATKSLFVFPVYRWVKANYHYKIKHLDTSLPQQEHEDLKEPRKYFLEEKKKNYVLDQKFPKEFPNCPIQVKELPLDEQFSFNDKFSLAALTLGLKVSSKIVNFTSGDWKSIGDIATIYAPPAFPKPERASFWTDDLSFARQRLASVNHSVIRLVTHIPDKLPVTDDLVQPLLGGLTLKEAIHQKRLFICDLQILEDLPVKQGRVLCSPIALFFEDMSGQLRPIAIQLFQKPGKENPIFTPLCPSLTWALVKMWYNNADSAHHQALTHLGFTHLLIESFSLATQRHLSHSHPVYKILAPHFLNLVAINNLAVSELVSDGGWVDKTMNYGNKGMYALVVKGYKDWRLDIDGTLPEELKRRGLDDFNVLPGYHFRDDAILLYNAINKYVHDYLKLYYTTPELINTDHELQNWAQELVKERNFAQGGMGIKGIPGNGTISYVEQLQQIVTSIIFISSVAHAATNFPQYEEYAFPPNYPATLLGKPPTDAKAVISEEDILKSLPNKEMTLEIMTMTKILSTKGTKSLGDFEVQYIVDPKALAVVEGFKKDVADISQTIKARNKERVPKYKYLDPEFIPNSISI